A window of Streptomyces gilvosporeus contains these coding sequences:
- a CDS encoding XdhC family protein produces MLDIADELHRWLEQGRDFAVATVVAVGGSAPRSPGAALAVDSGGTAIGSVSGGCVEAAVYDLCAQALKDGATVRERFGYSAEDAFAVGLTCGGVIEVLVTPVRADAPDAAVFAAALGAAARGEAAALARVIQGPAGLLGRPLLIRPDGSYEGGLGGDPELDRTALAEARALLHAGRTGSVDIAASGAHCEADLTLFVESRVPPPRMIVFGAIDFAAALVRTGKFLGYHVTVCDARPVFATRARFPEADDIVVDWPHRYLQRTETDPRTVLCVLTHDAKFDIPLLEAALRLPVAFVGAMGSRRTHEDRNRRLREAGVTEQELARLRSPIGLDLGARTPEETALSIAAEIVAARQGGTGLPLTGSRSPIHRDAAGRETSGRETSGGGADAVA; encoded by the coding sequence ATGCTGGACATCGCCGATGAGCTGCACCGCTGGCTGGAGCAGGGCCGGGACTTCGCCGTGGCCACCGTCGTGGCCGTCGGCGGCAGCGCCCCGCGCAGCCCCGGCGCCGCCCTGGCCGTAGACAGCGGCGGCACGGCCATCGGCTCGGTCTCCGGCGGCTGCGTGGAAGCGGCCGTCTACGACCTGTGCGCCCAGGCGCTCAAGGACGGCGCCACCGTGCGAGAACGCTTCGGCTACAGCGCCGAGGACGCCTTCGCGGTGGGCCTGACCTGCGGCGGAGTGATCGAGGTGCTGGTCACGCCGGTGCGCGCGGACGCCCCCGACGCCGCCGTGTTCGCCGCGGCGCTGGGGGCCGCCGCCCGAGGCGAGGCGGCGGCCCTGGCCCGCGTGATCCAGGGCCCCGCCGGACTCCTCGGCAGGCCGCTGCTCATCCGCCCCGACGGCTCGTACGAAGGCGGCCTCGGCGGGGATCCGGAGCTGGACCGCACGGCGCTGGCGGAGGCCCGCGCCCTGCTGCACGCGGGTCGTACGGGCTCCGTCGACATCGCGGCGAGCGGTGCGCACTGCGAGGCCGATCTGACGCTGTTCGTCGAGTCGAGGGTGCCGCCGCCCCGCATGATCGTCTTCGGTGCGATCGACTTCGCCGCGGCACTGGTACGCACCGGCAAATTCCTCGGCTACCACGTCACCGTCTGCGACGCCCGCCCCGTCTTCGCCACCCGCGCCCGCTTCCCCGAAGCCGACGACATCGTCGTCGACTGGCCGCACCGCTACCTCCAGCGCACCGAGACCGACCCGCGCACGGTCCTGTGCGTCCTGACCCACGACGCCAAGTTCGACATACCCCTGCTGGAGGCGGCGCTGCGCCTGCCGGTCGCCTTCGTCGGTGCCATGGGCTCCCGCCGTACCCACGAGGACCGCAACCGCAGACTGCGCGAGGCCGGCGTCACCGAACAGGAGCTGGCCCGGCTGCGCTCACCGATCGGCCTCGACCTCGGCGCCCGTACGCCCGAGGAGACCGCACTGTCCATCGCCGCCGAGATCGTCGCGGCCCGCCAGGGCGGCACGGGCCTGCCGCTCACGGGCTCGCGGAGCCCGATCCACCGCGACGCGGCCGGGCGGGAGACATCCGGGCGGGAGACCTCCGGGGGCGGGGCGGATGCGGTGGCGTGA
- a CDS encoding xanthine dehydrogenase family protein molybdopterin-binding subunit — MTTLTTESTAVTGAVGTARTRVEGLAKVTGAARYAGEIPYAELAHGWLVLSTIARGRIRSVDAAPVQEMPGVLAVLHHGNAPRVDADYVGMLGKPDPTLAVFQHDRVPSVGWPVALVVAETSEQAREAAEALVVHYDEDPHDVAFFAGCPGAYTPENPPGLATEQGDLEAGLAASAVVVDAEYTTPEEHHSSMEPHAATARWEGGRLEVVDSNQGSMWVAQELASLFSLDPASVRVRSEHVGGAFGSKGVRAHQVSAVMAATVLQRPVRVVLTRRQMFSLVGYRSPTAQRIRLGADADGRLRALDHQALNLTSTVHEFVETSAAMARVMYDADAHHTVHRVVALDVPTPTWMRAPGEAPGSFALESALDELAEKAGVDPIALRARNEPRVGPVSGLPFSSRNVLACFQEGARRFGWADRDPRPRLRRDGRWLLGTGTAAATYSSGVAPSTAAATAEPDGTFTVRITAADVGTGARTALALVAADALGVAPDRIRMKIADSDFGPAMVAGGSMGTRSWAWAVSLAARGLREQLALGGTIPPQGITVRSDTTEAVGALAQQERHSFGAQFAEVAVDVATGEVRVRRMLGIFAAGTIVNPLTARSQLIGGMTWGLSMALHEEAIRDQTSGAHVGPDLAGYHFAANADVPLIEADWVDDPDDDDPVGIKGIGEIGIVGAAAAVANAVWHATGVRHRDLPIRPDRVILAEAGRATVGERDAGHRR; from the coding sequence ATGACCACGCTGACGACCGAATCCACCGCGGTCACCGGGGCCGTCGGCACGGCGCGCACCCGAGTGGAGGGCCTGGCGAAGGTCACCGGCGCGGCCCGCTACGCCGGCGAGATCCCCTACGCCGAACTCGCCCACGGCTGGCTGGTGTTGTCCACCATCGCCCGCGGCCGAATCCGCTCCGTGGACGCCGCCCCCGTACAGGAGATGCCCGGCGTCCTCGCCGTGCTGCACCACGGGAACGCCCCGCGCGTCGACGCCGACTACGTGGGAATGCTGGGGAAGCCCGACCCGACCCTCGCGGTCTTCCAGCACGACCGCGTGCCGAGCGTCGGCTGGCCGGTGGCGCTGGTGGTCGCCGAGACCTCCGAACAGGCCCGGGAGGCCGCCGAGGCGCTGGTGGTCCACTACGACGAGGACCCGCACGACGTCGCGTTCTTCGCCGGGTGCCCCGGTGCGTACACGCCGGAGAACCCTCCCGGCCTGGCGACGGAGCAGGGCGATCTCGAGGCCGGACTCGCCGCCTCCGCCGTCGTCGTGGACGCGGAGTACACCACGCCCGAGGAGCATCACAGCTCGATGGAGCCGCATGCGGCCACCGCGCGCTGGGAAGGCGGCCGCCTTGAGGTCGTCGACTCCAACCAGGGCAGCATGTGGGTGGCGCAGGAGCTGGCGAGCCTGTTCTCGCTGGACCCGGCGTCGGTACGGGTGCGCTCCGAGCACGTCGGCGGCGCTTTCGGGTCCAAGGGCGTGCGTGCGCACCAGGTCTCCGCCGTGATGGCCGCGACCGTGTTGCAGCGCCCGGTACGCGTCGTGCTGACGCGCCGTCAGATGTTCTCGCTCGTCGGCTACCGCAGTCCCACCGCGCAGCGGATCAGGCTCGGCGCCGATGCCGATGGGCGGCTGCGGGCCCTCGACCACCAGGCGCTCAACCTCACCTCGACCGTGCATGAATTCGTCGAGACGAGCGCTGCCATGGCGCGCGTGATGTACGACGCCGATGCGCATCACACCGTCCATCGCGTGGTGGCGCTCGATGTGCCGACGCCGACGTGGATGCGGGCACCGGGGGAGGCCCCGGGCTCGTTCGCGCTGGAGTCCGCGCTGGACGAACTCGCCGAGAAGGCCGGCGTGGATCCGATCGCGCTGCGCGCCCGCAACGAACCGCGAGTGGGGCCCGTCTCGGGGCTGCCGTTCAGCAGCCGCAATGTGCTCGCCTGCTTCCAGGAGGGCGCCCGCAGATTCGGCTGGGCGGACCGGGATCCGCGCCCCCGCCTCCGTCGCGACGGGCGCTGGCTGCTCGGCACCGGTACGGCCGCGGCCACCTACTCCTCGGGAGTCGCCCCGTCCACGGCGGCCGCCACGGCCGAGCCGGACGGCACCTTCACCGTACGGATCACCGCCGCGGACGTGGGCACCGGGGCGCGGACGGCGCTGGCACTGGTCGCCGCGGACGCGCTGGGGGTCGCACCGGACCGTATCCGGATGAAGATCGCGGACAGCGACTTCGGCCCGGCGATGGTCGCCGGCGGCTCGATGGGCACCCGCTCCTGGGCCTGGGCGGTCTCGCTCGCGGCCCGCGGGCTGCGCGAACAGCTGGCCCTGGGCGGCACCATCCCGCCCCAGGGCATCACGGTCCGGTCGGACACCACCGAGGCCGTCGGCGCGCTCGCCCAGCAGGAGCGGCATTCGTTCGGGGCGCAGTTCGCCGAGGTCGCGGTGGACGTCGCCACCGGGGAGGTCCGGGTTCGGCGGATGCTCGGCATCTTCGCCGCGGGCACGATCGTCAACCCACTGACCGCCCGCAGCCAGCTCATCGGCGGTATGACCTGGGGTCTTTCCATGGCGCTGCACGAAGAGGCGATCCGCGACCAGACGTCGGGCGCCCACGTCGGCCCCGACCTCGCCGGCTATCACTTCGCCGCGAACGCCGATGTCCCGCTCATCGAGGCGGACTGGGTGGACGATCCGGACGACGACGATCCCGTCGGCATCAAGGGCATCGGCGAGATCGGCATCGTGGGAGCCGCGGCGGCCGTGGCCAACGCCGTCTGGCATGCGACCGGTGTACGCCACCGGGACCTGCCGATCCGGCCCGACCGCGTCATCCTGGCGGAAGCGGGAAGAGCAACCGTGGGAGAACGGGATGCTGGACATCGCCGATGA
- a CDS encoding FAD binding domain-containing protein — protein MREFGYQRASDVPGAVALLGAEPEARYLGGGTNLVDLMKAGVERPGLLIDIRELPLDRIETTEDGGLRIGATVTNSDLAAHPEVRRRYPALAQAVLAGASGQLRNMATVGGNLLQRTRCGYFTDMSKPCNKRVPGSGCPAIAGEHHNHAILGASGHCVAVHPSDMAVALAAFDAVVTYETADGAGELPLAEFYLPVGDTPHLETALPPGALITGLTLPPAPAAAMSRYRKVRERASYAFALGSVAAALDVHDGVVRDVRLAFGAVASRPWRAREAERMLTGGPASAEAFAAAADAELTAAEALPGNAYKVTLIRNLAVAVLSELADLPDTTEGTPR, from the coding sequence ATGAGGGAGTTCGGCTACCAGCGGGCGTCCGACGTCCCCGGGGCGGTCGCCCTGCTCGGCGCCGAGCCCGAGGCGCGGTATCTCGGCGGCGGCACCAATCTCGTCGACCTGATGAAGGCGGGCGTGGAGCGGCCCGGGCTGCTCATCGACATACGGGAGCTTCCCCTCGACCGCATTGAGACGACCGAGGACGGCGGGCTGCGCATCGGGGCCACCGTCACCAACAGCGATCTCGCCGCGCACCCCGAAGTGCGGCGCCGTTACCCGGCGTTGGCGCAGGCCGTCCTGGCCGGTGCGTCGGGCCAGCTGCGCAATATGGCCACGGTCGGCGGGAATCTCCTCCAGCGCACGCGGTGCGGCTACTTCACGGATATGAGCAAGCCGTGCAACAAGCGTGTTCCCGGGAGCGGTTGCCCCGCGATCGCGGGCGAGCACCACAACCACGCGATCCTCGGCGCCTCCGGCCACTGCGTGGCCGTGCACCCCTCCGACATGGCGGTGGCGCTGGCCGCCTTCGATGCCGTCGTCACCTACGAAACGGCCGACGGTGCGGGCGAGTTGCCGCTCGCGGAGTTCTACCTGCCCGTCGGCGACACCCCGCACCTCGAGACCGCACTGCCGCCGGGCGCGCTGATCACCGGCCTCACCCTGCCCCCGGCTCCGGCCGCCGCCATGTCCCGTTACCGCAAGGTGCGCGAGCGCGCCTCGTACGCCTTCGCCCTCGGCTCGGTCGCCGCCGCCCTCGACGTCCACGACGGAGTGGTGCGCGACGTCCGCCTCGCCTTCGGGGCGGTGGCTTCCCGGCCGTGGCGGGCCCGGGAGGCGGAGCGGATGCTGACCGGGGGACCGGCGAGCGCCGAGGCGTTCGCCGCCGCCGCGGACGCCGAACTGACTGCCGCCGAGGCGCTGCCCGGCAACGCCTACAAGGTGACGCTGATCCGCAACCTCGCCGTCGCCGTGCTGAGCGAGCTGGCCGACCTGCCCGACACGACCGAGGGGACCCCGCGATGA
- a CDS encoding (2Fe-2S)-binding protein, with product MAPSTAGAITLNINGEKHTLPVDHRTTLLDALRERLDLTGTKKGCDHGQCGACTVLLDGRRAVSCLQLAVAAEGREITTIEGVADGERLHPVQQAFLDLDGYQCGYCTPGQICSAIAVIEEHAAGWPSAVTGDVRPEAGAPPLSAEEIRERMSGNLCRCGAYVAIVQAVARAAEAEAEAADVDADADADAEEAA from the coding sequence ATGGCCCCATCGACGGCCGGCGCCATCACCCTCAACATCAACGGCGAGAAGCACACGCTGCCCGTCGACCACCGGACCACCCTGCTCGACGCGCTCCGCGAACGGCTCGATCTGACGGGCACCAAGAAGGGCTGCGATCACGGCCAGTGCGGCGCCTGCACCGTCCTGCTCGACGGGCGCCGAGCGGTCTCCTGTCTTCAGCTCGCGGTGGCCGCCGAGGGGCGGGAGATCACCACCATCGAGGGGGTGGCGGACGGCGAGCGGCTGCATCCGGTGCAGCAGGCGTTTCTCGATCTCGACGGCTATCAGTGCGGCTACTGCACTCCGGGGCAGATCTGCTCGGCCATCGCGGTGATAGAGGAGCACGCCGCGGGCTGGCCCAGCGCCGTCACCGGCGATGTACGGCCCGAGGCGGGAGCGCCGCCGCTGAGCGCGGAGGAGATCCGGGAGCGCATGAGCGGCAATCTGTGCCGCTGCGGCGCATATGTGGCGATCGTGCAGGCGGTCGCGCGGGCGGCAGAGGCCGAGGCCGAGGCCGCGGATGTCGATGCCGACGCCGATGCAGATGCGGAGGAGGCGGCATGA